Below is a genomic region from Citrobacter tructae.
CGACTGCGCCATACCTGACAGCGCGGCAGCCTGGTGTGCAGAGTTGGCGCGAAGCCCGATGAACGTCAGTCCAAGGATCATCGTCGCACCTGAGCCAAAGCCAAACAAAATCGTCCACAGCACGGCCTGGTTGGGCAACAGCCAGAAGCCTGCGGCTGCAATTGCACACATCATCGAGACCAGTGCAGCGATGGCGCGCTGATCCTTAAATTTAAACAAGATTAAGGGGATCAATAAGCCAGGTATGGCAGTAGCGAGTTGCAGTAAACCGTGCAGCGATCCGGCCTGCGCCTCGCTGTAGCCATGACTAATTAAAATGGCGGGCAGCCAGCCGATAATCACGTAATAAACGAGTGAGTTGATCCCCAAAAACAGCGTCACCTGCCAGGCGAGGCTGGAGCGCCAAATTGCGCGGGAATGCAGAGCGCGCGAGTTACTTATCGTGGCATGGGCCGTATGGCGGTACTGCGGTAGCCAGATAAACAGCGCCAGCAGTGGAAAAACTATCAACATCATCAACGCACCGCGCCAGCCAAATCCGTTTAGCGCCAGTGGTACCACGATCGCTGAACCAATGGCGGCCGCTGCCCCCATCGTCAGCGAGTACGCCCCGGTGAGTTTTGCCACATGCTGCGAAAAATCGCGCTTAATCAACCCTGGGAGCAGCACGTTGCCTAATGCTATCCCACAGCCAATGACGGTAGTTCCAGCAAACAGGAACAGCGGTGAGGGTAACGATCGTATGGCGATACCGGCGCAAATCAGCAGCATGGCAGCAAACAGGCTGCGTTCAATACCCCATCGGCGGGCAACGCCTGCCGCGAGGGGGGAAACTAACGCGAAGGCCAGCAACGGCAGGGTGGTCAGAAGTCCTGTCTGGGCGGTTGTCAGTGCGTAATCCGCGCGAATCGCATCCAGTAGTGGTGCTGCACCCGTAAAAGTGACGCGTAGTGTAGTGGCGATCATAAGGATACCCGCAATCAGCAAAGCACCTTGTTTGCCGCGGGGGGAAGGGGAATATGTCATCTTTTTCTCTTATCGTCAGGCGAGGCGATACCTTACCGTTTTTACACTATGGATGAATCAAGCTAAAATGACAGATTATCGCTAAAATCGGACAACGTTATGCTGGGACTGAGGCTGGATGGGTATGAGCCGGATCGTTATCACGATGCTGCTGTGGCTTTTTGCATTCAGGCCCGGGAAGATGAACTCTTCAGCCCGCTGCATCAGCACCGTAAAGGGCAGCTGATTCTTGCGCTGCATGGCGCTATTACCTGTGAAGTTGAGCACGCCATGTGGATGGTGCCGCCGGAGTACGCAGTTTGGATCCCCGGTGAAATTCCCCACAGTAATCACGTCACCGTTGGCGCTGAGCTGTGTTTTTTGTTTATTGAACCGCAGGCGGTGGTGATGCCCGAGCGTTGCTGCACGCTGAAAATATCGCCACTATGCCGGGAGCTTATTCTTTCACTGGCGACAAGAACGGATGCCCAACGGCTGGAGCCACCGACACAGCGGCTGACGCAGGTGTTGTTTGATGAGCTCCCGCAACAGCCGCAGGAGCAGATGCAGTTGCCGGTTTCCGATCATCCCAAAATTCGCAAGATGGTCGCAACGATGGCGCAGGAGCCCGCGCAATGGCAGACCTTAGGTCAGTGGGCCAGCGTGTTTGCGATGAGTGAACGTAATCTTGCCCGGCTGGTGGTGAAAGAGACCGGGCTGAGTTTTCGCCGCTGGCGTCATCAGCTGCAGCTGATTCTGGCGCTACAGGCGCTGGTGGATGGCCGCAATGTACAACAGGTGGCCCATATGCTGGGTTACGATTCGACGACCGCATTTATCACCATGTTCAAAAAAGGCCTGGGGCAGACGCCAGGCCGTTATCTGGCTACTGCTTCCCAACAATCAGCGAGACCAGACCCGCAGCAATGAGCGGCCCCACAGGAACACCGCGAAACAGCGCGACACCCAACACCGTACCGACCAGCAAACCAGCGACCAACTGCGGCTGACTGCCCATCAGCGTGACACCGCGTCCGCCCAGCCAGGAGACGACAACACCGACAGCAATGGCGACCAGCGACTTCCAGTTCACGAAGGAGTGAATGAGCGTGGAGGGCGGTAGGGTTCCGCTGGCGATTGGTGCCATCACACCAATGGTCAGGATAATAATCCCGACGGTCAGACCCTGTTTTTCAATCCACGGGAAAAAAGTATTCAGTGGGGTGACACGGACAATGATCAGCACCAGAATTGAAACAGCGACAGTGGTGTTGTGGCTGACAAAGCCCAGAGCTGCCAGTCCGAGCAGGATCAGCAGAGTGACATCAAACATCGTAGTTTCCTTGCCAAAAAAAGATAAGCCTGCTTACTGTACGCGTAAACGCGTGGTGGAACAGGCTTTTTTTAATGATAAAGACGTTTTTTGGGCGAACGCATAATGCTGCGTTTCTGTGCTGGTAAGGGGCGGTTATGGCTGTGTTACTGCGCGCGGCGAAACGCGACTAACTCAGGTTGCGCAATGCGTAGATAATCCTGGGTATCCATAATGACCGACTTTTCCAGCATCCCAGCGTTAAAAGCGATCTCATCGAAGCGATCAAACAACAGCGGGTCGGCGACCAGCTTGAGTTGAGGATGGAAACTGAAAGGAGGAATGGCGCCAAAGACGCATCCTGTCAGTTCATCCACTTCCGCCGGGCTGGCGAGCGATGCCCTTAAACCGCCAAGATGACTGGCAAGCTGGCTCAGGTCGGCCTGCTGATCGGCAGACAGAATGGCAAGCACATGTTGATTGACGCCATTGCCTTTCACTTTACATACCAGGGCTTTTGCTCCCTGACCTAGTGCCGTGCCACGGATCTCTGATACTGCTTCGCATTTGCCGACGGCTTCATGGCTGACCACGCGGTATGTTGCGCCGTGTTCCGACAACAACGAGATCAAACGTTGATGAGTTGTATTCCCTTTGTTTACTTCAGTCATTTCTTACTCCTGGTACCACAATAGATATCCTGCACACAACAATATCATGAGCGATGATGCTTTTTCTGTTTGTTGAGGTAGAGCTGGGCGTCCGAGGCTTTATAGGCATCATCAATAGTGTCATTAGGTTGCATATTATAAATCCCTGCGGAAAAGCTGATTGATGTATCCGGTGCAATAATCTGTAAGTTATTGCGAATACGTTCCAGCAAGCGAGGTGTGAGATCAACGGCATAATCGATAAGAATAATACAGAACTCGTCTCCGCCGAGGCGAATAGCATAGTCACTTTTGCGAATAGAGGCCTGAATAGCTTTAGCCAGAATGGTGATTATGCGATCGCCTTCCTGATGACCCAGCGTGTCATTAATTTTTTTCAGTTTGTCACAATCAATGGCGACAAAGGTTACCAACGATCCCGAATTGACCAGTTGCTGCAAACGCTGTTCGAGCGTTGGCGTTAAAATCTTACGGTTGTAGAGTCCGGTCATGGCATCACTGATATTTTCACGCGTGACGTTGTGATACAAACGAAAATGCGTCCTGACCATATTCAGAAGTAGTGCTGTGGCTAACAGGAAGAAGACAAAAATCTTCCACGATGAGACAATAAAGTACGTGAAATCAAGTGATAGTGTGATGCGTAACCCGCCGGGTATGTCATTAATGTAATGAACATACTGAAACAAGTCTGTCTCGCTTTGGTGGATAACGATTTTTTTACCTGAGTGGATGTCAGATAAGGTCACGTTAAGGTAACGCCATACAAGGGGACGGTCGTTGGTATAAAAAATATGCTTTAAATTCTCTTTATTAATATCCACCATGACGACGCCTTTTAGCTTGCCGGAAAAATAGACCGGTGTTAAAAAGCTCATCACTTTTTCTTGCGTGAGGTCATCTTCGTAAATACTGGAGATGACCGTTCGGCCAGTAAAAATATCGTCAATATCATTCTGGTTAATTCCCAGCGTGCCTTTTTGTAAAAAAGACCAATGATTCATGGTGAACTGGTAAGAGTTGACCAGATTGTAGAAATAGATGTAGTTGTTTTTTAGATCAATGTAATAACGGAATTTGTATTCCAGCGTACCTAATCCATGACCGTAATCGACCAACTCACGATTCACGTTTACCGCCTGGTCGAAGGCGGGTAACAGGAAAATGTCATCAAGTTGGTCGATACAGTTTGAAGAGTGGGTCTGTAAAGTACCGCGCAATGGAAGATAGCGATGACGGGTAAGATTCAGCCCATGTGCGCCGTTAACGCTCTCGAAGGCGTTGCAAAGCGCTTTCCGTTGCTCAAGTGAAACGGGATCTTTGGGCGATGAAAATTTGCGCATCAGATGGGCTGCGATGCTCTGATTGGTGTACTTGTCATACAAAAAAGAGGAGTCGGCTTTCTCAATGATATAACGCATATACGCGTTCATTGCCTTGTTGCTGGCAATCAGTTCGTAAATCAGAAAAGAGGATGTCAATACAATAACGCTGACGGAGATAAAGTGCCTGAGCGCTTTATGATGCAACTTCATAATGAATTACAGCCCATAGGTTAGAGGGGCGAGTTTACCATATGTACAACATTCGCTCTAACGGAGCGACAGGATAAACCATTGCAAAATGTCAATATCCCGATGAAGCGTAATATAATCAGCCGGAGCACAGGCCCCGGCTGAGATTGTCGCTTAATTACTACTAGTGGTGCTTTGCTTATGAAACAGTTCCCGGAACACCGGATAGATATCATCCTGATCACGGATATGCTGCATAGCAAAGTTCTCAAAGGTTGATTGCAGATGCTCGTACTCACGCCATAAGGTCTGGTGCGCACGGCGGGTGATTTCGATATAGCTATAATATCGCACCACCGGAAGCAGTTTTTTCGCCAGAATTTCATGGCACAGTGGCGAGTCATCCGCCCAGTTATCACCGTCCGATGCCTGTGCCGCATAGATATTCCACTGTGCAGGATCGTAGCGATCTTTCACCACTTCATCCATCAACTTCAGTGCGCTGGAGACAATGGTTCCCCCAGTTTCCTGAGAGTAGAAGAACTCATGCTCGTCCACCTCTTTTGCCTGGGTATGGTGGCGAATATAAACCACTTCGACGTTCTTGTAGGTGCGGCTTAAGAACAGATACAGCAGAATATAAAACCGCTTGGCCATATCTTTGGTCGACTGATCCATCGAGCCGGAAACGTCCATCAGACAGAACATCACCGCCTGGCTGGAAGGGTCGGGCCGTTTTTCATAATTCTTGTAGCGCAAATCAAAGGTGTCGATAAACGGGACGCGTTCGATTTTTGCCCGTAGTTCGGCAATCTCTTTGCGTAATCGTTCTTCCTCCAGCAACTGTGCAGGTTCACTTTTGGCGATGGTTTCCAGGTCGGCTTCAAGCGCATGCAGCTCCCGACGTTTACCCGCCGTCATCGCCGTGCGGCGCGCCAGCGAATTTTGTAGCGATCGCACCACGCTAATATTGGCAGGCACACCGTTGGAGGTAAATCCTGCCCGGTGCGTTTTGTACTCCGTTAACTGGCGTTGCTGATTTTGCTTCAGATTCGGGAGCGCCAAATCCTCAAACAGCAGATCCAAATACTCATCTTTTGAAATCTGAAAGACGAACTCATCCTGGCCTTCTCCATCCTGGCTGGCCTGGCCTTGTCCGCTTCCAGAACCTCCGCCGCCTCCCTGAGGGCGTTCAATACGGTCGTTCTGCACAAAATGGTCGTTACCCGGATGTACGCGATGGCGCAGACCCCCGCGCCCCTGATGAAACATCGGTTCGCTAATATCATCGGTCGGGATAGAGACAGACTCGCCGCTATCGACATCAGTCACCGAACGCTTGTTAATGGCCTCGGAGATCGACTGTTTAATTTGCGATTTATAACGGCGTAAGAAGCGCTGACGGTTTACCGTGCTCTTGTTTTTGCCGTTAAGACGTCGGTCTATGAACCAGGTCATATGCCCCCCGTACTGCCAACTGTTCGCAGATTCTGTAGATGCCGGATGGCGTAAAGCTTATCCGGCCTACAGAGTATCGTTATAAGCCCGGCAACACCGGGCATGAAAGTTAAGACGATTTACGTACGCGCAAATACCATTCGCACAGTAAACGCACCTGTTTACGCGTGTAGCCTTTTTCCATCATCCGATCGACAAAGTCGTCGTGTTTTTTCTGCTCGTCAGTCGAGGTTTTGGCGTTAAACGAAATGACCGGCAACAACTCTTCGGTATTCGAGAACATTTTCTTCTCAATAACCGTGCGCAGTTTTTCGTAACTGGTCCAGTTTGGATTACGACCGCTGTTATTCGCTCTGGCGCGCAGAACAAAGTTGACGATCTCGTTACGGAAATCTTTCGGGTTGCTGATACCCGCCGGTTTTTCAATTTTTTCCAGCTCCGAATTCAGCGACTCGCGATCGAACAGTTGACCAGTATCCGGATCGCGATATTCCTGATCCTGGATCCAGAAATCCGCATAGGTGACATAACGGTCAAAAATGTTCTGTCCGTATTCGGAGTAGGATTCCAGATAGGCGGTCTGGATCTCTTTGCCAATAAATTCAGCATATTTCGGGATCAGATAGCCTTTCAGGAACTCAAGGTAGCGTTCAGCCTGCTCCTGTGGGAACTGCTCACGCTCGATTTGCTGCTCCAGAACATAGAACAGGTGCACTGGGTTTGCCGCCACTTCCACATGATCAAAGTTAAACACGCGGGAGAGGATCTTAAACGCAAAGCGCGTCGACAGGCCGTTCATCCCTTCATCAACCCCGGCGTAATCCCGATACTCCTGGTAAGATTTCGCTTTCGGATCGGTATCCTTCAGGCTTTCGCCATCGTAAACGCGCATCTTCGAGTAGATGCTCGAGTTTTCTGGCTCTTTCAGACGCGAAAGAATCGTGAAGCGAGAAAGCGTTTCCAGCGTACCGGGTGCGCAAGGCGCGTGAGTCAATTCACTGTGGTTAAGCAATTTCTCGTAGATCTTGATCTCTTCGGAGATGCGTAAGCAATACGGAACCTTCACGATGTAGACGCGGTCGAGGAAAGCTTCGTTGTTTTTGTTGTTACGGAACGTCACCCATTCGGATTCGTTCGAGTGAGCAAGAATAATGCCGTTGAACGGCAGGGCAGAAATGCCTTCTGTCCCGTTGTAGTTGCCTTCCTGCGTTGCAGTCAGCAGAGGATGTAGCACTTTAATCGGTGCTTTAAACATCTCCACAAACTCCATGATCCCCTGATTAGCCCGGCACAGTGCGCCGGAATAGCCGTAGGCATCCGGATCGTTCTGGGCGTGGTGTTCGAGTTTGCGAATATCCACTTTCCCGACCAGAGCAGAGATATCCTGGTTGTTCTCATCGCCCGGTTCCGTTTTGGCGATAGCAATTTGTTCCAGAATAGACGGCCAGACTTTGACCACGCGGAATTTGGTAATATCGCCACCGAAATCATGCAGACGCTTCGCGGCCCATGGCGACATAATCGTGCCAAGATAGCGGCGAGGGATCCCGTACTCTTTCTCCAGGATCTGCGCATCTTCCTGAGGGTTGAACAGGCATAACGGATGATCGTTAACCGGGCTGCGTTCACCGTTGGCGCTCAGGACATAAATCGGTACTCTTTGCATCAGCGATTTCAGTCGCTCAGCGAGAGATGATTTTCCTCCCCCTACAGGCCCCAGCAGATACAGGATCTGCTTCTTCTCTTCCAGCCCCTGAGCCGCGTGTTTCAGATAAGAGACAATCTGTTCAATCGCGTCTTCCATGCCATAAAACTCTTCAAATGCGGGATAACGAGCAATTACCCGGTTTGAAAAAAGTCGAGAAAGTCGAGGTTCATGGGCAGTATCGACCATGACAGGCTCACCAATAGCCATTAATAGCCGCTCTGCCGCGTTGGCATAAGCACTGCGATCTTGCCGACAAGTGGTAAGAAACTCCTGCAGCGTGAACTCTTCGTCCTTGGCCGCTTCATAACGCTGGCGATAGTGATCGAATATATTCATGGTATGCCGTCCTTTCGTTTTTTAGCACATGTTAAGAGCCGTTCATATGAATAGTAGAGGCCCCTGAAGAGGTAAACTGAACGACGTCGCTGCTGAAGAAATAAGCAACTCTCATGCCATTTCGATGGTCAGGAGATCAACGTATTCGGTGATACACCTTCTAAAATTAAGCGTAGATGGCATTTGCAAAACTTGCCTGCGTGCGCAAATGAATTTCAATGGCATATCAATAACTCATCGGCAAAAAATAGACATCTTATGTAAAGAAATGGGGAGGGATTCATGCATTGTTCATCAGGATGCAAGCAAAATGTCATCACTCGCTGAGAAATTAGTGGGTTACATTATGGAGCGAATACGTAAAATAGTTGGGCTATCACGCAATGACGGTTACACTTTGAGTGCTTTACATTTGAATAAGGAATTATGGATTGTGACCAAACTCAAACTTCTGGCACTTGGCGTGCTTATTGCCACCTCTTCCAGCGTAGCACAAGCAGAAAGCAACCTGACGCTGGGCGCTGGCGTTGGTGTGGTTGAGAACGCTTATAAACAATACGATAATGACGTTTATCCGGTACCTGTTGTGACCTATGACAGCGAGAACTTCTGGTTCCGTGGTCTGGGTGGCGGTTACTATCTGTGGAATGACAACACCGATAAACTGTCTGTCATGGCCTACTGGTCTCCGATGTATTTTAAACCGGGCGACAGCGATAACAGCCAACTGCGTCGTCTTGATAAACGTAAGAGCACCATGATGGCCGGTCTGTCTTACGTCCACAATACGCAATACGGCTTCTTGCGTACCAGCCTTGCCGGAGACGCGCTGGACAACAGCAATGGCATTGTCTGGGATCTGGCGTGGTTGTACCGCTACACCAACGGTGGCCTGACATTGACGCCGGGGATCGGCGTAGAGTGGAACAGCGAAAACCAAAACGAATACTACTATGGTGTATCGCACCACGAGTCTTCTCGCAGCGGTCTGCGCAGCTACGATCCAAATAGCAGCTGGAGCCCGTACCTTGAACTTAGCGCAAACTACAACTTCCTTGGTGACTGGAGTGTGTACGCGACCGCACGTTATACCCACCTGTCTGATGAAGTAACCGACAGCCCGATGGTGGACAAATCCTGGACGGGTCTGCTTTCTACGGGTATTACCTATAAGTTCTGATTTCGCTAAACGATGAACAGATAATTACATTAGTCCCGCAGAAATGCGGGCTTTTTATTTTTTTATCTTATATACGGCATCCTTCAACCTGCCTTGGTGCTGGCTACGTTCACTCACCCGAATCACTTACCAGAGTAAGCTCATAGGCATTCACTTTCGTGCCGCCTTGATGCAATTTGAATGATTTAGTGTATATACCTGGTTTTGATAACGTGTTTTTCTATTTTATTTAACGATGAAAGTTAACTTTTATTCGAAAGTGACTTAATAAATTTATTTTAGATTTTTAGGTAATTATCTGAAAAATAGAATTGACATTAAATATTGAATTGCAGATATTACTCAACTCTTAAAATACAGCGAAGAAAATTATTCGCATCGGATATTTAATGAAAAAGTTAATTATGATAGCTCTAATGGGCGGGCTCCTGGCCGGGTGCTCCACGGAAGCCTCCCGCATGAATGACTGCCAAAACAAGGGGATTAGCCGCGACGCGTGCTATATCGCGGAACAAAACCGCCAGGCAACCATCAACGCCTCAGCGGAAAAGCAGGCTATGGAAAACGCACAAAGCCTGTATAACACTGATGACGGTAACACCCACCATCACAAAAAGCATAACAACGATTAAGGTCTTGCCGATGAAAAAATACATCATTATCGCCGTATTGGTAGCATCATCTGCTGCGCCTGCTTATGCCATCAGCGAGGCTTACCGCCAGCAGCTAGAACATGAACATAAAACGATGGTCAGCGAAGCCAGTGCGCCCGTTCATGCCAGCAGCGCTAAATCTGTACATGTGAAAAAAATGGGTATTGATTTCAAACGTGGTGCTGATGGAATTGCATATATTAATGGCAAACCTGCATCAAATGATGAGAATACCGCTACTGCACAAACTTATAGTGCGGGTTTAATTACTGTTATTATGTATAAAAATGGTAAAATTGAAGCAATGCAAGAGGGTAAATATTTAGGTCGCTTAAAATAATCCCAATACTGATGATAGGTTATGTTTTATTTAAGCCCGAAGACATCCTATCTTCGGGATTTTTATTTAGTATTTTCAATGTCTTTTAATTATTTACGTCCCTCTTCATATTCCAGTTCAATATCTGCAAGACAGAGATGGTGCATTTTGTGCACCGTCATGGAGCGATGCCCGTTTCTTTGCGCTATTGTGGTGCGTAAAGACAGGAGGGGACGATGACAGACAAGCAGGTGGTTTTTGCAAAACAGGTAATGCTCCCGGCTATCGGGCAGGGAACGTGGTACATGGGCGAGAATGCCAGTCGCCGTCATGATGAAGTGGCCGCGCTGCAGGCGGGGTTGGATCTTGGTTTACGACTTATTGATACCGCAGAAATGTACGCTGATGGTGCAGCGGAAGAGATCGTTGGCGAGGCGTTGTTGGGACGTCGCGATGACGCTTTTCTGGTGTCAAAAGTTTATCCCTGGAATGCCGGAGGCCAGAAAGCTATCGCGGCCTGCGAAGCGAGTCTGCGGCGACTGAAAACCGATTATCTGGATCTCTACTTGTTGCACTGGTCGGGTAATTACTCGTTTGCAGAAACGGTTGAGGCGATGGAAACGCTGATCGGCCAGGGGAAAATCCGTCACTGGGGGGTATCTAACCTCGACTACGATGATATGCAGGCACTATGGCAGGTGGCGGGGGGCCAACAGTGTGCAACTAACCAGGTGCTCTATCATTTGGCATCACGCGGCATTGAATATGATTTACTGCCATGGTGTCAGCAGCAACAGATGCCAGTCATGGCCTACAGTCCACTGGCCCAGGCTGGACGTTTATGCAGTGATTTGCTTAGCAATGCGCTGGTGAGTGAGATCGCGCTTGCGCACAATGCCAGCGCCGCACAGATTTTGCTGGCGTGGGCCATTCGCCAACCGGGGGTAATAGCCATTCCGAAGGCGGCAAGCATCGTACACGTTGAGCAGAACGCTGCTGCGTTGGATATCACGCTCTCGTTCAGCGAGCTGGAACAGCTAGATAAGGCTTTTCCCGCCCCGCAGAGTAAAACGATGCTGGATATGGCGTGATGTTACGTATTTTATCAGGCTTACGAAATGTGCCTGTAGGCCTGATAAAACACCCGTCGCCATCAGGCAACGGGCAAAATCTTAACGCTTAGCAACACGAATCGTTTGCGCCAGGCGAGAAGGTTTCTCTTCAGTGGTTTTCTGCGGCACGGTCGCGTAAGCGGTTTCTACGCACACAAACGTTTTGTACCCATCATCCGGCATGTCGCCCATGCTGACAGACAGAGCCGGGCCTGGGTTCCAGCCAACAACATTCAGATGATGATGGTGCACGACGTCGATATTGCGATTCAGCGAACCGTCATGGATGACGCTGCACGCTTCCGGGTTCAGATACACGCGGTCGGTACGATCCGGGAAGGTCTGGATACCGTCGGCCAGGACATCCTCTTTCGCATCGTTAACTTTATCGATCAGACGGTCGCCAAGACCACTCACTTTCACTGCCGCGATGTCACCGACGTTAAAATAGGTATGCAGCGCAGAGGTGGTTTCGAATTCACCGTGGGCTTCCAGTTCGATTTCGCAGGTAGCGCCCACTTTGAAGCGCGCTAGCAGCGTAAACTCATGCGGCCAAAGCTGACGCGTTTCAGCATTACTCAGCAGTTCAAACGTCAGCACCACACCGTTGTCGTCTTCGTTGTGCGCTTTCAGCTTCCACGGCAGGTTACGGGCAAATCCGTGAGACGGCAGGCCTGGCTGAGCGGCAGGGCCAAACCACGGCCAGCAAATCGGTACGCCGCCGCGCAGCGCCACACCCGTTTTAAACGGCGTATTGTTACTTAACCACAGGACTTCTTCTTCGCCGGTGGGTTTCCAGGAAAGAAGATGTGCGCCCTGTAGTGCAAAAGAGGCTTTAACCTGCGGGTGATCAACAACCACAATCTCAAGCTCATCAAGCTGACGGCGGGAGAGGACAGGGGTAATGTGTTCGATTGTCGGAAGTGCAAAAATTTTATTAATCATTACGCAATCCTTTATTTTGAGCAAAAAAAAGAGCGACCGAAGTCGCTCTTACAGATTACTGTTTCATCTCAACTTATTTGGAGATGTGAGCAATCAGATCCAGAACTTTGTTT
It encodes:
- a CDS encoding D-hexose-6-phosphate mutarotase — protein: MINKIFALPTIEHITPVLSRRQLDELEIVVVDHPQVKASFALQGAHLLSWKPTGEEEVLWLSNNTPFKTGVALRGGVPICWPWFGPAAQPGLPSHGFARNLPWKLKAHNEDDNGVVLTFELLSNAETRQLWPHEFTLLARFKVGATCEIELEAHGEFETTSALHTYFNVGDIAAVKVSGLGDRLIDKVNDAKEDVLADGIQTFPDRTDRVYLNPEACSVIHDGSLNRNIDVVHHHHLNVVGWNPGPALSVSMGDMPDDGYKTFVCVETAYATVPQKTTEEKPSRLAQTIRVAKR